One Pseudomonadales bacterium genomic window, CCTGGGAAACTTGCCCTGCTCACTGGCGTTATTGCATAGTTTTAAGATTGACCTTATCCCTGTGTGCTCGCTCTATCACATAAGCCTGAATAGCCGCCGCATCCTGTTTGTCTAAGACCTGACGAAAGGAAACCATGCCGCGATCACTTAGAAGCCCTTCCAACACAATCTGATTCCAAACTGTATGCATTTGCGTGTAACGCAAATCAGGCAGTATACCGCCGCTAATCACGCTGTTACCATGACAGGCACCGCAATACTTATGGTACAAGGCTTTGCCTTGCTGAACAGTTTCCGGCGATGCCGTCATCGCTGGCGGATTAAGCTCTTTATGCTGTACCTTCAGCGGTGGTAATTGCTCCTTCCCACCGAGTTTAAAAACCAGTAACCGACTGACATTCTGATTCGCCGCCTCGGTCAGCATACCGCCAATAATCAAAGGTACGCCGCCGCCCCAACCCGCCGCTACCGCAATATATTGTTCACCATCCACGGCATAGCTGATAGGCGCCGCCATAATGCCAGTCTGTGCAAAAAACGACCACAGCTTGTTACCTTGGTCAGCGCTATAGGCATTCAAATAACCAGCGCCATTACCCTGAAACACGAGGTTCGTAGCGGTGGAAACAACCCCACCATTCCAGATATTGGCGTGCTCCACCTGCCATTTGACTTGTTGTCGCACTGGATCCCAGGCCAACAAGCGCCCCTTTAAACTGGCTTTAATCGCCCGCCGCTGCGCCTCATCTTCCGGCATAGCCGCTACCAAATCATCAATTCCGGTGTTCCAGCCAAAGCTTTGATGCTGGAATCCAGCGTCCACCATATAGGGGTAGGCCGTGCTCATCGCCGGGATATACACCAACCCCGTGCTGGGGCTATAGCTCATGGGTTGCCAGGTATGGCCGCCCGCCGGGCCAGGCATCGAAACGAAAGGTTTGGTCTGATCGTAATAGGCCTCCGGCTTAACCACTGGACGCCCACTTTTGGCATCCACATGTGAAGCCCAATTGACGTCGACGAAAGCCTGCGCCGAAATAAACTCTCCGGTCTTGCGATCCAGCACATAGAAAAATCCATTTTTCGGTGCCTGCATAATGACCTTACGCAGATTTCCATCAATTTCTAAATCAGTCAATATCATGTGCTGTGTAGCAGTGTAATCCCAACTATCACCAGGCGTTGTCTGATAATGCCAAACGTATTCACCACTATCAGGACGAACCGCGACAATGGAGGAGAGGAAAAGGTTATCGCCACCACCGGGGCTACGCAAATATCGGCTCCAGGGAGAACCGTTACCGACACCAAAATAGAGCAAATCCAATTCTGGATCATAGGCCATGGAATCCCAAACTGTGCCACCGCCGCCTATTTTCCACCACTCACCACCCCGCCAGGTTTTTGCGGCCATTTCCAATGCTTTACTTTCAAAGGGTTCGTTAGGGTCGCCCGGTACCGTATAAAAACGCCAGACCAGCTCGCCAGACTGGGCGCTATAAGCAGAAACAAATCCTCGTACACCCAGTTCAGCGCCACCGTTGCCGATAATTACTTTGTCTTTAACCACACGTGGCGCGCCCGTAATTGAATAAGGTTTATCCGTCGGCGTAGTCTGCACCGACCAGACAACCTGGCCATCATCTGCACTCAAGGCAATTAAGCGACCATCCAGGGTGCCGACGTACACTCGCCCTTGCCAAACCGCAACGCCACGATTAACCACATCGCAACAGAGGTTGACCGCCCACTCTGGAGGGACCTTAGGGTCGTATTCCCAGAGCAATGCTCCCGTGGCGGCGTTAAGCGCATAGACACGACTCCAGCTGCCAGAAACATAAATCACCCCATCCACTACGATCGGCGTAGCCTCCATTCCGCGTTTTGTGTCGAAATCGTGAAACCAAGCCAGCCCCAAATTAGCGATGTTATCCTCGGTAATTTGAGACAAAAGACTGTAGCGCTGCTCGTTATATGTTCTGCCATGGGTTAGCCAGTTTTGCGGCTCTTGCTCAGCCTGCAAAATTCTTTTTGTATTTACATCGGCGACAGCTTGAGTGGCAGGCGTAGACAGATTTGAGCGCTGTTCATTATGGCTACCACAACCAACCAAGAAGATAGTCAGAATAAGCGTAATGAAAGCAAACCAGTTAATTTGGTTCGCACAGTTACACGCAACACATTTCATCAATTCACCCTTATCTATAGTGCGAATAGGCTCAGTATAAAGGAGGTGCCGATGAGGGCAATATCCGTTAAGCGCACCACCTATCCTGTTCCGGAAAAAATATTTTTCCCACAAATCATATTCCCGTGATAATTTGGCTTAAACGCACAAATAGTTGTACCATAACCGAGTCAAATCATGGGTTTATACCAGCATCTTCAGATAGGCCCATAGTGCCTTCGAGGAGTTCAACTTGCCTTCATTCGTCAACGCAGATAACCGGATAAAGATCAACAACCACGCCCTTCGGTCCAGTGATATCGATGAAACCATAGAAATGGTAGGTCATCACCTTTGGTCACATCGAATGAAGATTGCTCAGGCCAGCCGAACCGTAGACAGCCAGATACTTGGGCATTTGTTGGGTGATTTTTCAGTCTTAGATCTCGCTTACGGCGCAGCGGTGGAAATTAAGCCCGAAGCGGCTCCTGATTTTTATCTAGTGCACATACCTGTCAGCGGCTATGCTGAGCTTCATCTTGGCGGTAAAAAATTAATCAGCACACCAGAAACTATTTCGATTTCCTCGCCGTCCATGCTGTCTTATGTGTATATGGATCACCAATCACGGCACCTGAATATACGAATCGAACGCAGCAAACTGGAAGACCATTTATACCAGCTGATAGGCCACGAGGTTTATACACCCCTTATTTTCGCATTGGAGACGCCAAGCCAATCAGCAGCAGGCGCAGCACTGATTCAGACCTTGAACAACCTTTTTATGCAAGCTAAAGCCGTGCCTGAAATGTTCACGCATCAACAGATTATCGATCAGTATAAAAATCTATTGATGTCGATCTTGTTATCTATGTTTCAACATTCTTATACGGATTTACTGTGCAATGGTAAGCACAACCCGGTACCTTGGCACGTGCGCCAGGCGAAGGACTACATCGAAGAAAATCTTTGTGATTATATTAGCCTGGCGGCATTGGCTGAATTTGTTGGCGTCAGTGCACGCACACTGCAAAACGGTTTTCGTCAATTTGAGGGAATATCCCCTGCCGAATATATTCGTGGCCGACGCTTGCAACGTTTACATCAAGCCCTTCTCGCCGCCGACCCGGCCTTGCGTATCACCGATATAATGCTGGAACAGGGAATTACCAGTTTTGGTCGTTACGCTCATTATTACCAAGAACGCTATCGCTGCCTGCCGTCAGAAACACTAAAAAAATAATACCGAATACATATCCTCAAAAAATTACACTAGCCTTTATCTCGACATAAAAAAAGGGAATGACTGTTTAAGTCATTCCCTTGAGGGGGCAGAGTATGGTTAGCCTCTGTTAAAACTCATAGCTGGCATCCAGATACCACTGACGCCCGCGATCAAAGATTTCTGTAGTAAAGCCAAAAGCGTCCTGTTGATTACCGAAGGTTCGGTATTCCTCATCGCCAATGTTCTCAACTCCCAAGGTAACAGACCAGTCTGAGTTCGGCCCATCCCAACGCACACTGGCGTTAAACAGGTCATAATCATCCTGCAACTGTGCCGGGTTAGGAATACCAAAACCTAAATCCGGCGAACCCAGAAAAGCCGGTGCGGCAGCCGGACCATCATAAGGCACATTGTTTGAGTTGGTTCCAAACTCTGAGCGATAGGACCATTCCAGTCGCGGTGTTAAGGTGCCCATATCTCCCAGTTGAATTTCTTTGGTGAGCTGTAGGTTGGCATTCCAATCAGAGATGTTCTCGAACCGGCTGCTCTCGGTCAAACCCTGTACGCCAGCGCCGACTTTGGTTCGTTCTGGATCGAGATAACCCAGACTGGCGCTGATCAGCCAACTCTCTGCCGGGGCCAACAGCAGTTCCAGCTCAACACCCTGAATGTCCGCATCGCCAGCATTGGTGACGAAGGGGCCAACGCGAGTAGGATTAAAAAATCCAAAGCGGCACTGTTCAAGAACGAAAACGGTTATCATGCCATCAAACTTGCGCCAAGGTTCATGAGTTTGACAAACTCAATGCGCGCATCGGCGAGCTTAATCGAAGCCACGGTATTGTCAGGTGCGATATCCGCCGGCCTCACCAGTCCGAATGATTCGGATATATTCATCACCCTTATCGGTCATCGATTTTTCACCGCGTACTTTTAGTACATCGTTTGGCAACACTCAATGACCGTAACGGTAATACTCTTCCACATGTAAACTATTTTTCTGGTCGCTATCACCCACACCTTTAAAATTTAGCTTATTGCTTGCGGACAGTTTCCAGCCCCAAGTCCGATGAAGCGCTCAAAGAATGTCGGTCTGGCAGATAGTTAATGGGAATCTTTCTTGATTTCGCATCCCAATGGTTTCGCGGTAGTGCTTATACTCAACTCATCGTCAATATATGCCCAACATTACGCGCTGTACGATCACTGTCAAAAAAGGTCGCCTGACTGAATGCGTGCCTGAGGTAAAAGCGCTTGGTTAATGTTTTTCCGTTCTTCAAAATAATAGCTGCTTCCAGGGCGGAAGGCTCGACTGGCTGCCCAAGCGGGGTCATTCGGCTTCGGCTGGTCGGATCAAAATATCGATCAACCACTGACCAATAATCCCAACACACCCCGAATACCACCAAATTCGCCATCAAGCCTGCAGAATCGTTCTGGTGGCAGGGTGAGGTTGTTTACCGAATGCTCCACTTGAAGCGGCGGACTGGTAACTTCTAGTAGGTTTCATGGCAGATCACTCAACTACAGTGTTTGTGCAACGAATTGCAGCATTTGATCAGATGCTGCAAAAACAAGCTTGGTATTCCGGATTGTTGAGATTGGCCTGTTCGAAGCAGGCACCAAAGTTAAAAGGTAATCCCGCCGCAGCCGGATCAAAGAAGGTTCCGCCGGGAGCAATACCACCCGGTTCTGCCAGTTGTGCGGCAAGTGTATTCTGCGCTAGCGTCATGGATGGCGCTCCTCCCGGGCCGAAAAAACCAGAATTGATTGGCTCCATGCCAGTAGTTACCAGGGCCGGACCATTTTCGTCATCCTTCGAATAATCAAAGGAAAAATTGACCTCCAAATTGTCGTTCGCTAGCCACAGTGCTGTGAATTTAGCAGCAATAGTATCGTCATCACCCAAGTCCTTACCGTCAAAGACCCGATCAACATGACCATCCTGATTAAAGGAGGCTAACGATATCCGCGTTAATAATTGGTCGCTAATAGGAACATCCAAAGTACCACTCAGATTAAGACGGTTGTCGGTACCCAGTTTCACGCCAACTTTGCCACCAAATTCTTCACTCGGACGCTTCGAGGTCAAACTGACCGCACCACCAATGGTATTTTTTCCGAACAAGGTGCCCTGCGGTCCTCGTAACACTTCTACCCGCTCCAGATCAACCAGATCCAATATGCCACCTACAGAACGTCCGAGATAAACCCCGTCGACATAAATGCCCACACCCGGATCGATGACTGGGGAAAAGTCATTCTGACCAATACCGCGAATATAGATCGCCGCGTTGGTCACCCCTGAATTACTGGGTGAGCGGTTTAACACCAGATTTGGGGAGAAATTATCCAAACTGGACAAATCCGTCACACCCCTGATCTCCAAACCATCACCCGTAAAAGCAGACACAGCAATTGGCGTATCCTGCACGCTTTCTTCACGTTTCCGCGCCGTAACAATAACTTCTTCTATCGTTAACCGTGATTTGCTGTCTTCCGCATACGCCGGAACCGTAGCCGCTGTCGCCAAAACCCCCATTGCTGCCACCATATTCGGCAGGCGATAGAGAAGGTTCGGTTTGTTCTTGAATTTAGACACCATCTGTTCTCTCCAATTGACCCTATGAACTCCACAAAATCTTATTATTTTCGCGCTATACCAATGCACATTATGCTCACTTACAAGATACGCCGATGCTTTACTCAAAATAGGCTTTTTCGCTACAAGTGAGACATAGCGCCCCGGCAATACCCAACCTAAAGATATCAGGCCAGTTTAATTTACAGCGAATCGATCAGACAAAGTATGCGAATTACGCACCAAATATACGAATTAGGCATGTATTTGCATTAGAGATTCCTTAGCGCCTGTTAACACTAAAAAAAGCCGCTTCAATTGATCCTGCGCGAAGGAAGACATATACTCCGTCCTCCACGAAAAATCGTGAAATTATTTCATAAATTATAGAGAGCACAGCATGAGCAAGTATGAATTTCTCCCAATGCCCGATGAGCACGGTTATTTTGGCGAGTACGGTGGGCAGGAGAATATTCCACCCGAACTCAAGCTAGTAATGGACGACATTTATAGAGCCTACTGCGAAATTCGGGACAGCCAAGGATTTCAGTCCGAATTACAGAATCTTTTTCAACATTATGTGGGACGCCCCAGCCCCATATATTTTGCCAAGCGGCTTTCTGAGCAACTCGGAGGCGCTGAAATTTACCTAAAAAGAGAAGATCTTAATCACACCGGAGCGCATAAAATAAATCATTGCATTGGAGAAGCCTTGCTAGCAAAGCATATGGGTAAAACCAAGGTGCTAGCAGAAACAGGCGCTGGCCAACATGGTGTTGCCTTAGCCACCGCTTGCGCTTTATTGGACTTACCCTGTGAAATCCATATGGGCGAGGTCGATGTGCAAAAAGAACACCCGAACGTAACACGCATGAAAATACTGGGCGCCAAAGTTATCTCAGTTACTCGTGGCACCCGCACCCTCAAAGACGCAGTCGATAGCGCCTTCGAAGCCTACCTTGAAGATCCGCAAAATTATTTTTATGCGATTGGCTCCGTGGTTGGACCACACCCCTTCCCACAGATGGTGCGCGACTTTCAACGTGTCGTCGGCGATGAAGCACGCGAGCAGTTCCAACAAATGACCGGCCAACTACCTAATCAAATAGTTGCTTGTGTCGGCGGTGGCAGCAATGCGATGGGAATATTTACCGCCTTTTTAGAGGATGACGACGTTAAGATTACCGGGGTTGAGCCGAGCGGGCTTGGTCTCAATACTCCAGATCACGCCGCAACCCTAAGCAAAGGTCGTCCCGGCAGCTTACATGGCTATAGATCCTATGTACTGATGGACGAACAGGGTAAAACACTACCGGTATACTCGATTGCTTCTGGCCTGGACTATCCATCCGTTGGCCCACAGCATAGCTATTTGCATGATATTAAACGGGTTGAATACGTCGCTGCCGATGACCAGGAATGCCTGGATGCCTTTATGAAACTGTCACAGGTAGAGGGTATTATTCCGGCGTTGGAAAGTGCTCATGCGCTTGCGCACGCGATCAAAATAGCTCCCCAGTTCGGCCCAGAGTATAAAATCTTAGTTAACCTAAGCGGCCGCGGCGATAAGGATGTCGATTTCGTCGCCGACAAATTAGGCCTATAGCTAGGAGCTCTTACCTCCGTAAACCCCTTAGCAAACTAGTCTTCTGCTTGAAACTGACGTGATACAGCCAGACTTTCCGGCAAGGAGACTAATTTGCATATGAATGCCTCCGTTCATGCTATACTGGCCGCCTTTTGATACTAGTTACAATGAGGCAAATTTGATCCGCAAGTTATTCCAAAGAAAGGCCAAGGTTGAAGCCGCTCCACCAACGAAGAATTCCGCAGCAAAGACACCAGCCAAGAAGGATATAAAGGGCGGCCATGCACAGGGTACGAAACGAGCCAGCCACGCTCGCAAAAAAACCAGCCCGCAAAATGCCCCTTTGAAGTGGGATATCAGCCAATTCCAAGTGCCCGAAATCGAAGGAAAAACTCTGTTTCACAGCTTCGATTTGCCCGTCGAGCTAATGCACGGTATTGCTGATCTCGGATTTCAATACTGCTCGCCAATTCAAGCACAGTCTTTACCTCACACGCTGACAGGGCATGACCTGATCGGCAAGGCGCAAACCGGAACGGGTAAAACCGCCGCATTTCTCATCAATATCATCAATGATCTGCTTAATAACCCGCTCGAGGGAGAGCGCTTCGGGCACGAACCTCGCGCCCTGATTATCGCACCGACACGAGAGTTGGTCATGCAGATCGCGGAAGATTCGGAATCACTCAATAAATATACCGGCCTTAAAACACACGCTTTGGTCGGCGGCATGGATTACGGTAAGCAACAACAACGCTTGCGCCATGAGATTGTCGATATCCTCGTCGCCACACCCGGTCGCCTGCTCGATTTTTGCGGCAATCAGGATATCTATCTGGATCAAATTGAAATCATGGTAATTGATGAAGCGGACCGCATGCTGGATATGGGTTTCATTCCGCAGGTTCGGCGGATTATCCGCCAGACACCGCAGAAAATTCATCGTCAAACCTTATTATTCAGTGCTACCTTTACTCCCGAAGTATTATCACTTTCCGATCAGTGGACGATTGACCCGATTAGAGTGGAAATTGAGCCAGACAGCATTGCCACCGATACGGTCACCCAGCATGTCTATCTTTGCGCGAGTGATGAGAAATACAAACTACTCTATAACCTGCTGCTGCAGTCAGACGTGGATAACGTGATTATTTTTGCCAATCGTCGTGATCAATGTCGTCACCTGCATGAAAAATTACTACGTCATGGCTTTAAGGCGGGATTGCTATCAGGAGAGATAGCCCAAAATAAACGCGTAAAAACCTTAGAAGGGTTCAAATCAGATCAACTTAACGTGCTGGTAGCGACTGACGTTGCTGGCAGAGGCATCCATATTGACGGCGTTAGCCATGTGGTTAACTACACTTTACCGGAAGAACCTGAGGACTATGTGCATAGAATAGGCCGTACCGGACGAGCAGGCAAAAGTGGCACTTCTATTAGTTTTGCCTGCGAAGAGGATGCTTTTCAGCTCATGCCTATTGGCACGTTACTCGGTAAAAAAATTGAATGTGAGCATCCACCACAGCATCTGTTGGTCGACACGCCACCACTGGGCAAAGCCATTCGTTCCGAGTCACGCCAACCCATAAAATCTCGCAACAAATCACGAACTGGCGATTCACGTCGACGCCCATCTTCTCGCTAGATTTTCTGCAAGAGACTCGCTATCGATTGCAGAAGTTCTTGTTAGCTCGATATCCGTGGCCATATCGTTCAAACCATCCAGGTGGAGATCGCTAAGCAGACGATGACCAACAACTAGTTGCTCTCCCGTTTAAAATCAGGAAAACCTCTGTACGAAAGCCAAGCAATGCAGTCTCCATGAACTAGGGCGGCGTAAGTCGAGTACTGTATTTGACTTCTCTAAGGGTAAAGCTTGAAGCAGCAGAATCCACCAATGGGTGATTGAGTAATTGCCGTGTTAGCAGCCTTTCATAGGCTTCCACGTCCTTCACTACCACCTTGAGCGTATAATCATGACTACCGGAAACCGCATAACATTCGGTGACTTCTGGAAGTGAAGCTACAAAGCTCTCGAACGTCAACCGCGTTTCATCACTATGATGGCTTAACTTAACATTACAGATTACACAGACGTTGAGGCCGATAGTTTTACGATCAAGCAGGGCGACGCGGGCACTAATCACTCCTTTGGCCTCCAAGTTCTGGATACGTCGCCAAACAGAGGTTGGTGAGCTGCCAATTTTATCGGCTATCTGCTGATGGGTAAGCCCTGAGTTCTTTTGTAGCAATTCAAGAATATTTCTATCAATCCGGTCAATTTTTGATTCCATAGGGAACAGCCAAATAATCAGTCAATTATTCTGTATGTGCGTATTTTGACTTGGTTTTTTAACGCCTTATTGTCGAGTGCAAGCAACAGTTATACAAGATTCTCTTTATGTTGAATGAACAAATATTTTATGCCAACCCGTATTTGGAAGCAGTTAGTATTAACCTTTTTTTGTCATGGCGCTCACCCGCTCATCAAGATAACCGAGCAATTCATAAAGACCTTTTTTCTGCTGCCCGCTCAACCCTGCCAACAAAGACTTTTCCCATTCTAACGCCTTGTGTGCAATATTTTCGTACAGCGTTAATCCCTTTGCGTTCAGCGCCAGGCGTATAGCGCGGCTATCGTTCATATCTTTTTCCTTAATCAAGCATTGCTTTTGATCCAAGGTGCCGACAGCTCTTGATACTTTGACTTTATCCATATGAGTTTGCAGTCCAATCTCCTTAGCCAGCAAATGTGGATACTCCGCCAGCGTCGCCAGTATGCGCCACTCCGCTACACTAATATCAAATTCATCTGAGTAAATCCTTGATAGCGCTACACTTACCCTTTCCGACAGGTTATTCAAGCGATAGGGCATAAAGTGTTTTAATTTTACTTTTGGGTTGTTTTTATTGCTCACGTTTTCTTCCAAGGGTAATAGACCTTTTGATTTGCCAGGCGCGAGTTTAAGCGGAAAACAAACTGGTTGCAAAAGGAACTAGTTTGCTTTAAACTAGTTTCAATTGTAACTATATAGCATTACTTTCTATTCCTAGCAAACACAGGACAGAGACCATGAGCGCCAAAAAGTGGCTAACTTTTCCGATTCAGGAAGGCGAAACGTCTCGCCAAGCCCATTGTGATTTTCCTGAAGGAACCTATGAACGCGAGCTTGGACGGGAAGGTTTCTTCGGTCCCGTCACTCACATGCACCACCAAAATCCACCAACTGGCTGGATTGATTGGGAAGGCCCGCTACAACCGCGAGCTTTTGACTTTAACCAACTGACCGCCAATAGTCTTTCACCCTACGACGCGCCAGTCACCCTAGAAAATAATAATCTTGCCGTACGCCAGTGGAAAACCGATAGCAGCATGACGCACTTAGTGCGCAACAGCGATGGTGACGAATTACTGTTTATCCATTACGGCAGCGGTGACCTTTATTGTGATTATGGCCATCTCAGCGTTAGGGATGGCGACTACATCATGATTCCGCGTGGCACAGCCTGGCGTATTGATGTCACAGACCCGTTAACAGTGCTGATGATGGAAAACAAAGATGGTGCCTACACGATGCCGGATCGCGGCATTCTGGGCCCAAATGCCATTTATGATCCCGCGATTCTTGACCACCCTAAAATTAACAGCGCCTTTAAGGCTCAGCAGGGCAACAGTACTTGGCAGGTTCATATTAAGCGCCTCAACCAGCTTAGCAAAGTCACTTTTCCCTTCAATCCGCTAGATGCGGTTGGCTGGCATGGCGACAATACGGTGGTGCGATTAAACTGGCGCGATATCAGACCGCTGATGAGCCATCGCTACCATTTACCGCCTTCGGCGCACAGTACCTTTGTCGGTAACGGTTTTATCATATGCACTTTTTGCCCGCGTCCGATCGAGTCCGATCCAGGCGCTTTGAAAGTACCCTTTTTCCATAATAACGATGATTATGATGAAGTACTCTTCTACCATCGCGGTAATTTTTTCAGCCGCGATAATATTGAAGAGGGGATGGTCACCTTCCACCCCTGCGGTTTTGCTCACGGGCCTCACCCCAAAGCGTTAAAGAAGGCGCTGACCAACCCTAACAAGGAAACCGATGAAGTGGCCGTCATGATAGATACGCGCTATTCGCTTTCGGTAACCGAGGTTGCAGTAAAAACCGAAAACCTTGATTATATTAATTCCTGGAAATCACCTGGAAAGGATTTATAAACGTGAAACTTGCTTCGTTAAAACAAGGCCGTGACGGCCAACTAGTGGTGGTCTCACGAGACCTCACACGCGCCATTGCCGTACCTGAAATTGCCAACACTTTGCAGCAGGCGCTGGATGACTGGGCGGAATTGGAACCGCGCTTGCAAGCCATTTCCGAACAGCTGAACGCCAACACCATAAGCGCTGCCTTTGCTTTCAATCCGGCACTATGTGACGCCCCCTTACCACGCGCCTATCATTGGGCTGACGGCAGCGCCTATGTCACCCACGTTGAGTTAGTGCGCAAAGCCCGCGGTGCCGAGCTACCCGAATCCTTTTGGACCGACCCGCTAATGTATATGGGCGCATCCGATGCCTTTATCGGCCCCTGCGACGACATCCCGGTTGAATCGGAGGATTGGGGTATCGATTTTGAATCAGAGGTCGTGGTGTTTACGGATGATGTTCCCGCTGGGACAAAACCCGAGGGCGCACGCAAACATATCAAATTAGTGGCGTTGGTCAATGACGTTTCCTTGCGTAACCTGATTCCAGCAGAGTTAGGCAAACAGTTCGGGTTTTATCAATCCAAACCCTGGACTAGCTTTACTCCGGTCGCCGTCACCCCAGATGAACTTGGTGATAGCTGGGATGGCGCTAAAGTGCACTTACCACTAATCAGTACGCTTAATGACGAACAGATCGGTGCGCCTAATGCTGGCCAGGATATGATCTTTGACTTTGCCCAACTGATCACTCATGCGGCCAAATCGAGAGCACTGATGACCGGCACCGTCATTGGTTCAGGCACCATAGCCAACGTCGGCAGTCCTACCGGATCATCCTGCCTCGCTGAAGTTCGCTGCTTGGAAACCATTGCTGATGGCAAGCCCTCAACACCCTTCATGCGTTTTGGTGATCGCATCCGCATTGAAATGAAGGACGCTCAAGGCAACTCCATCTTTGGCGCGATTGACCAACAGGTGGTGCAATACCATCCACCCGTATAAAAGGCGCCGCAAGACCCAGCAGCGCCGAGGACTCGACATGGAACTTTTTACCTACCACCGATCTTCCGCCGCGTATCGTGTCAGAATCGCGCTGAACTACAAGGGTATCAAATATAGTGCAGTGCCGGTTAATCTGCTCAAGGTCGAACATAGAGGTGAAGATTACCTAGGGATTAGCCCACAGGGCCTTGTGCCCGCACTGCGCTTAGATGACCGCCGTGTGCTCACTCAATCCGGTGCCATTTTAGAATGGCTGGAGGAAAA contains:
- a CDS encoding TonB-dependent receptor; its protein translation is MITVFVLEQCRFGFFNPTRVGPFVTNAGDADIQGVELELLLAPAESWLISASLGYLDPERTKVGAGVQGLTESSRFENISDWNANLQLTKEIQLGDMGTLTPRLEWSYRSEFGTNSNNVPYDGPAAAPAFLGSPDLGFGIPNPAQLQDDYDLFNASVRWDGPNSDWSVTLGVENIGDEEYRTFGNQQDAFGFTTEIFDRGRQWYLDASYEF
- a CDS encoding PQQ-dependent dehydrogenase, methanol/ethanol family, which translates into the protein MKCVACNCANQINWFAFITLILTIFLVGCGSHNEQRSNLSTPATQAVADVNTKRILQAEQEPQNWLTHGRTYNEQRYSLLSQITEDNIANLGLAWFHDFDTKRGMEATPIVVDGVIYVSGSWSRVYALNAATGALLWEYDPKVPPEWAVNLCCDVVNRGVAVWQGRVYVGTLDGRLIALSADDGQVVWSVQTTPTDKPYSITGAPRVVKDKVIIGNGGAELGVRGFVSAYSAQSGELVWRFYTVPGDPNEPFESKALEMAAKTWRGGEWWKIGGGGTVWDSMAYDPELDLLYFGVGNGSPWSRYLRSPGGGDNLFLSSIVAVRPDSGEYVWHYQTTPGDSWDYTATQHMILTDLEIDGNLRKVIMQAPKNGFFYVLDRKTGEFISAQAFVDVNWASHVDAKSGRPVVKPEAYYDQTKPFVSMPGPAGGHTWQPMSYSPSTGLVYIPAMSTAYPYMVDAGFQHQSFGWNTGIDDLVAAMPEDEAQRRAIKASLKGRLLAWDPVRQQVKWQVEHANIWNGGVVSTATNLVFQGNGAGYLNAYSADQGNKLWSFFAQTGIMAAPISYAVDGEQYIAVAAGWGGGVPLIIGGMLTEAANQNVSRLLVFKLGGKEQLPPLKVQHKELNPPAMTASPETVQQGKALYHKYCGACHGNSVISGGILPDLRYTQMHTVWNQIVLEGLLSDRGMVSFRQVLDKQDAAAIQAYVIERAHRDKVNLKTMQ
- the trpB gene encoding tryptophan synthase subunit beta, whose protein sequence is MSKYEFLPMPDEHGYFGEYGGQENIPPELKLVMDDIYRAYCEIRDSQGFQSELQNLFQHYVGRPSPIYFAKRLSEQLGGAEIYLKREDLNHTGAHKINHCIGEALLAKHMGKTKVLAETGAGQHGVALATACALLDLPCEIHMGEVDVQKEHPNVTRMKILGAKVISVTRGTRTLKDAVDSAFEAYLEDPQNYFYAIGSVVGPHPFPQMVRDFQRVVGDEAREQFQQMTGQLPNQIVACVGGGSNAMGIFTAFLEDDDVKITGVEPSGLGLNTPDHAATLSKGRPGSLHGYRSYVLMDEQGKTLPVYSIASGLDYPSVGPQHSYLHDIKRVEYVAADDQECLDAFMKLSQVEGIIPALESAHALAHAIKIAPQFGPEYKILVNLSGRGDKDVDFVADKLGL
- the rhlB gene encoding ATP-dependent RNA helicase RhlB — encoded protein: MLYWPPFDTSYNEANLIRKLFQRKAKVEAAPPTKNSAAKTPAKKDIKGGHAQGTKRASHARKKTSPQNAPLKWDISQFQVPEIEGKTLFHSFDLPVELMHGIADLGFQYCSPIQAQSLPHTLTGHDLIGKAQTGTGKTAAFLINIINDLLNNPLEGERFGHEPRALIIAPTRELVMQIAEDSESLNKYTGLKTHALVGGMDYGKQQQRLRHEIVDILVATPGRLLDFCGNQDIYLDQIEIMVIDEADRMLDMGFIPQVRRIIRQTPQKIHRQTLLFSATFTPEVLSLSDQWTIDPIRVEIEPDSIATDTVTQHVYLCASDEKYKLLYNLLLQSDVDNVIIFANRRDQCRHLHEKLLRHGFKAGLLSGEIAQNKRVKTLEGFKSDQLNVLVATDVAGRGIHIDGVSHVVNYTLPEEPEDYVHRIGRTGRAGKSGTSISFACEEDAFQLMPIGTLLGKKIECEHPPQHLLVDTPPLGKAIRSESRQPIKSRNKSRTGDSRRRPSSR
- a CDS encoding AraC family transcriptional regulator, giving the protein MKIAQASRTVDSQILGHLLGDFSVLDLAYGAAVEIKPEAAPDFYLVHIPVSGYAELHLGGKKLISTPETISISSPSMLSYVYMDHQSRHLNIRIERSKLEDHLYQLIGHEVYTPLIFALETPSQSAAGAALIQTLNNLFMQAKAVPEMFTHQQIIDQYKNLLMSILLSMFQHSYTDLLCNGKHNPVPWHVRQAKDYIEENLCDYISLAALAEFVGVSARTLQNGFRQFEGISPAEYIRGRRLQRLHQALLAADPALRITDIMLEQGITSFGRYAHYYQERYRCLPSETLKK
- a CDS encoding TonB-dependent receptor plug domain-containing protein, which produces MVSKFKNKPNLLYRLPNMVAAMGVLATAATVPAYAEDSKSRLTIEEVIVTARKREESVQDTPIAVSAFTGDGLEIRGVTDLSSLDNFSPNLVLNRSPSNSGVTNAAIYIRGIGQNDFSPVIDPGVGIYVDGVYLGRSVGGILDLVDLERVEVLRGPQGTLFGKNTIGGAVSLTSKRPSEEFGGKVGVKLGTDNRLNLSGTLDVPISDQLLTRISLASFNQDGHVDRVFDGKDLGDDDTIAAKFTALWLANDNLEVNFSFDYSKDDENGPALVTTGMEPINSGFFGPGGAPSMTLAQNTLAAQLAEPGGIAPGGTFFDPAAAGLPFNFGACFEQANLNNPEYQACFCSI